The Penaeus monodon isolate SGIC_2016 chromosome 17, NSTDA_Pmon_1, whole genome shotgun sequence genome contains the following window.
ataattataataatcatttcaataataataattattattattattattatcattattattattattatgattacaatgataataataatattataataataataataataataataataataataataataataatgataataattataattataatgatagtaataataataataataataataataataatgataataataataataataataataataataataacaataataataataataataataataataatctcttcttcttttaacggtaggttcatgtttgagccgccgtggtcacagcatgatacttaattgtagtttttcatgttgtgatgctcttggagtgagtaagtggtagggtccccagttcctttccacggagagtgccggtggtacctttttaggtaatcattctctctattttatccgggcttgggaccagcactgacttgggctggcttggccacccagtggctagacaggcaatcgaagcgaagttccttgcccaagggaaacaacgcgccggccggtgacttgaaccctcgaactcagattgccgtcgtgacagtcttgagtccgacgctctaaccattcggccaccgcggccccaataataataataataataataataataataataataataataataataataataatgataatgatagtaataataataaaaataataataataataataacaataataacaataataataataataataataataataataataataataataaataatgataataataataataataattatgatgatgatgatatgaataaaaaaataattacaataatggcaagaacaaaaatgaaataacaataataatgaacaaaacaaacaagaaaaagaagtaaagaataaagagagagaaaaaaaatgataatgacgataataataatcacttgaAAATTGTGTTGAACATTTAGCCACATAAATAAATCTTAAAGACAAGGATTGAACAATTCCAGTaaagtaaagtgtgtgtgtgtgagtgtgtgtgtgtgtgtgtgtgtgtgtgtgtgtgtgtgtgtgtgcgtgtgtgtagtgtgcgtgtgtgtgtgtgtgtgtgtgtgtgtgtgtgcgtgtgtgtaagtgtgcgtgtgtgtgtgtgtgtgtgtgtgtgtgtgcgtgtgtgtaagtgtgcgtgtgcgtgtgcgtgtgtgtgtgtgtgtgtgtgtgtgtgtgtgtgtgtgtgtgtgtgtgtgtgtgtgtgtgtgtgtgagtgtgtgtgtgtgtgtgagtgagtgtgtgtgtgtgtaagtgtgcgcgtgtgcgtgtgtgtaagtgtgcgtgtgtgtgtgtgtgtgtgtgtgtgtgtgtgtgtgcgtgtgtgtaagtgtgtgtgtgtgtgtgtgcatatgcgtagaATGATTctcatttacttttaaaatagTATCAACGTTATAAACTATCCACCTTTcgtatataacaattatattctttttatctatatttactaaAGGCAAAAGGGAATTCTTATGACTTACGGATCAACTTATCAGTTTCAAATCGTTGTTTTATGAAATACGCATAGTATTCTTGTGAGTCATTGCTTTGTGATTTAAAAGACAGAATATTGGTAAAATTCATACTCTagattattttcgttttattgatAATGGGTGAatattgattacatatatatatatatatatatatatatatatatatatatatatgtgtgtgtgtgtgtgtgtgtgtgtgtgtgtgtgtgtgtgtctgtgtgtgtgtgtgtgtgtgtgtgtgtgtgcgtgtgtgtaaaaaatgcAAATCACGGTTTAGTTAACTGTCTAACGAATATCTCAGCACATcaacatatattaaaaagcatgcaattatttggtattatatattttattttaagtgaaaaaatatagtaaatgaCAAGAATTCTTTTACATTACACTTATGCGCATGCGTGAACGTGAGTACCCAATTATggcaattttaatattattttattccttatttccCTACGACCTAAACCTAATTCCGTATCCCATGCTACTTCCCCATAAATACAAACTATCACTCATAAAACAATCGAGGCAATACAAGTaaacccaataaataaaaaaacgaaaaaaataaacaaagtaaacaaaattCCTAGTTGGCAACCGACCCAGTAGTAAACACAAGGATCACGAGGAAATTCATCACCGTATTTGTGTCTCTCTCATTTATCGCTTATTTTCTGCCTCTCCCGACGAAAAAGGCCAAGATGTCGATAGCTAACATGGAAAGTGAGTATCTGCTGGTGTACCTGCGTGAAAATGAGCTtgcgaaagtgtgtgtgtggagtgttagAGGGATATATAATGTTAGTCTGTTTTGTGACGTTTCCTTTTTCTTGCTTTGGGTATTTCCGTATTtccgtatcattattgttattattattattttactctgtTTTCTAAGTTTGTTTGGCATTAGGCTGTCTCACAGGGGCAGTAGATGTGTTGTTTGAGGGGTTTCAGGATATAGTGTTTTTGCAGTATATGATGAAACTTTGTAATTCTAATTTcctggtttaagaaaaaaaaaaaaacaaagaaaaaagaaaaggaaaaaaaaaggctgatgtttttagattttaatattaCTAATGTCTTCATATTAGTAAATAATGTGTGAATGTTAGTCTGAGAATTAATTGTCTAAATATTATGTGTAAATGTTATTGGTATTCCTAATTTTCGAATGAATTATGTTCGGTATTTGACTTTACTGCAAGGTCAGCGTAATTATTCCTATAAGGCTTCTTCTGTACGTGTGAAATTAGTTAATTCTGGATTGAAGTTATTCCAGATCCATAGTACTTGCACAAAAGATGTAAGTATCACTGCCAGGCTCACAAGTCAATGCAATTATCAGTAAATTTGACGTTTTACATGAAAaattggatatgtatatattggcaATTAGCATTCACCCTCTTCAAGTTTCATATCATATGCGGAGGTTGATAAGGAGGCGTTTCCAATAAATGTCTTCAAATAGTCTATGAATATTATAGGCAACCGAAATGAAGGTGTCAGACGAAAATGAGATACTCGTAATATCGATTTATACTTGCGGGAGTTTTCTCCGAGAGCTCTTTTTCGTGCGTGATTGCGGGGCACAGGTTGGGTAGTTTCTTTCGGGTGTTGCTAGTGTGGGTCATAAGAAATGCCCATGTGGGTTTGAAGTCACTATAGTTCAAAGAATCAGGAAGCCTTTGCTTTGAATTTGTAACCTAATTGTGATGTTATCGAGAGCTTCCTTTTTTGTTCAATGAATGTATTGCATaagtttggaatgttttttcagTCTGGAAATAGCATtgccttttctgtgtgtgtgaactcTGGAATTCTTTGtgagattttctttttgtttttctttgcaatGTTGAGAATTATATCTGCAGTCTGAATATACCACAacttatacaaatgtatattggTGAATTTTAACACACATCTTTGAAATGAAAATGTCagagtttgttttgttattgctttattAAACATTAATGGCAACTCTAACtcttttctatggagttgatAACATTGTCAGTATGTCTTagttaacccattcctgacgggtggcatgtacgcacatgccatggcatggcaggactgtctgccgggggcatgtatgtacatgccatggtgtatgtatggagatgccatgagttattttttgttgcaatcacggcaaaatattatttttctgcactgaaagtgtgattaagtcgtttttaacactttctcatttttactatgcaaaaaaaaaaaaaaaaaaaaaaaaaaaaaaaaaaaataatgcaacaaaccgacgatttcaactccatggtgccgcacactgcttattctattcagactatagactgaataatgatcaactatggagtctatataacaataaaaatacccttcagtctcgatttatcaggaagtttggcaagtagagactttaaaaaataatgaaaactgaaaatacaacatatcttcatagtattacgaagaaacggcatgggatgctggtatttggcatgagtggtcgggcatgctagggcgacgatataagcccccggcagcaaaGCCCGGGCCACTaggaatactacccgtcgggaaagggttaagtagCTAGCAGGATTAAGCTCAGCGCATATTGCAAGTTGTATGGTGTGTACAGGAGATGCCCTATGTAATCATAGGTTAAACTTGTTTGATGTAAAGCAATTGCATGTTGATATATTAACaaagatacaaatatttataaaaaaatcaatgatcTGGTAAATTTCTCGGATAGTTCTGCATATAGTCATCAATACCCATTAGAtctggtatcgatggattccttaTTATGTCTTGTGTGCATTTGTAGAGGTTGTAGACAATATTAGGGGAGGATATTAGACCCGATAGGTAGGGAGGGTATGAGGTAtcccagggaaattgtggggttgAATTATGCACTTATTTATGCCTTTCTGTCATTGCTAGGTAGCTGCACCCCCTATCCAACCTTGGGGGCTTTCTGTGCCCTTGGCTGATTGGCATGGGTTTGAGTGACGCACCTGTGTGAGTGACCTCACGACCTAGCTGAAGCAAAGGCTCTCTAAAGTAACATCTCTTGCTGCTTGCTTCGTCCCAAGTTACtgtgcaaattattggagttttcaCCCACTGATAGTGTGCATAGTTATTGGTTCTGCCTGCTATTACTACTCTGTTTGGTTTGTAGTCATTGCTAGGAGTCCAGTAATACCAAATGAGTTAGATTTTGAGATGCAGAGTTTATTTCAGAAATGTATCAAgaacttcattatttatttccaCTATTTTCTTTGTTAACCCATATCTGACGGGTAGTATCCATAGAGGCCGgcgcctcgctgccgggggcttatttcgtcgccctagcatgcgcgaccactcatgccaaataccagcatcccatgccatttcttcgtaatactacgaagatatgttatattttcagttttcattattttttaaagtctctacttgccaaacttcctgataaatcgagattGAAAGggtattttggttgttatatagactccatagttgatcattattcggtctatagtccgaataaaataagcagtgtgcggcatcagggagttgaaatcgtcggtttgttgcattttttttgtttgttgcatggtaaaaatgagaaagtgttagaaccgacttaatcacactttcactgccagaaaaataatcttttgccgtgattgtaacaaaaaaaaactcatggcatgtccatacatactctatggcatgtgcgtacatgcccccggcagatggtcccgccatgccatggcatgtgcgtatatgccacccgtcggcaatgggttaaaatgataattcataGTGATATCAACTATTGCCTTGGTTACGCTGTTCATTTGTGATTGGTTGAGAAATATTGTatagcaaagggaaaaagaagtgtTAGAATAGCCAAGAAATATAATGAATTCACAAGTAAATTAGAATTGAACCTTAATTTATCCTTGGAAGAATCCTATATAGTTGAGCAAACAATAGCCAATGGTAGAAGAGACACAGGTGGTTTTGACTCGCGTTTATATTTTCTCTGTGTTGTCTTGTACTTATGCTttagatacatgtatgtaaataagtgATCAGAAAGGTATAGAAAGTAGTTGTGCTCTTTCTGGGATTCCAAGGGAAGTAGGTAATAGTTACATCATGATAGTTTTGTTGGATATCATATTGACAAGAAATTTAGGCAAAGTAAGCATTCGTAGGTCTCTTGAAGCCTCAGATATCTGCTGACATATGTTTCaatgttttatattctttatttatttatttttaatcatatacaCAAATTTTCTTCACTGCTGGGGGAGGCAGTGTGGGTAGTAAGGAtggaatatagtaataataagcacAGTAAATATGTTTGCTTTTGTGTGATACGATGAAATATTAATTAGTCATTCTCAGGTATGTTTTCACCTTTGATGAAATTGGAGAATAGACAATGCCACGGAGAAGATATCAACTGAAACTAAAAACAGAAATGTTAGTGATACCGTATCTGAAGAATTATTCTTTTATGTAACTATTTGCATATTGATGTGGCTATGGTGTTTCAAAGTGTTTGCTCCTTTTTGTCAAGAGTATGTTGGTAATGTTCACTGCAAAAGAGAAGCATGAAAACTTGATAATCCGGTAAATTTCAATTGCATAAGAAAAtctaaatgatttggaagataaGATTGAGATTATTACATACAGTTGGAAGTTTAATGAgattttatttatgttgtatgaTATACTTTACAATATACTTTCTGTCTTGGGAATTCCTAACAAGCCAGTGATTCGTGGATGAGTTTgactttattttagtattttgatcattactttttatcttaaccctttcccgatggggagtattcatagtggcctgggctcCGCTGCCGGGGCTTATATCATCATcctagcatgcgcaaccactcatgccaaataccagcatcccttgccgtttctttgtaatactacgagcatatgttgtatttttagttttcattattttctaaagtctctatttgccatatttcctgataaatcaagactgaaggatatttttgttgttatatagactccatagttgatcattatttgctctatagtctgaataaaataagcagtgtgtggcatcatggagttgaaatcattttgtgtgtgtgtgtgtgtgtgtgtgtgtgtgtgtgtgtgtgtgtgtgtgtgtgtgtgtgtgtgtgtgtgtgtgtgtgtgtgtagtaaaaatgagaaagtgttaaaaacaacttaatcacattttcagtggcagaaaaataatgttttgctgtgattgtaacaaaaaaaaaaaactcgtggtatgcccatacatacaccatggcatgtacgtacatgccacccgtcggcaaagggttaattgtTGGTCATTAAGGCAAAAGATCAGAAAACATTGTACATTTGTAGAGTAGAGtaggaatgagaaggaatatcttcatagtgcaagagatgtatttgacaagTTTGGGTTATAACcattagaaattaaaataaaacacctatttctgacaaagatataatcaaaactagataaatacatctcttgcacagTAATGATATTCCTCATCATTCACACcttttatctacatttgtcataaGATTGCAGGCCATCCTTCACAAGTAAAATCAAGTTTCagtagtattaaaaaaaacaaaaaaaaacagcaagattAATTATGAGAAACAAGGCCAATTATCTTCCAAACATTATCTGCGATGAAGTAGCTAGCTGTGACTGTGTTTCCTGTCTGTCACTGCTAAATTGTCTTTTGTATATaggtttatagtatatttataggaGGAGGTACCACCCTTTTCTAAAAATGACTTTGAAACATTGTGGATCATCAGTAATAAAGCTATAAACACATTTAAGACTTACCCTCAATAAACAATAAACTTTGTTTCAGAGCATCTTTTCAACCTAAAGTTCGCCGCCAAGGAGTTGGACCGGCAGTCAAAGAAAtgcgagaaggaggagaaagccgAGAAAGCCAAGGTGAAGAAGGCCATAGCCAAGGGGAACATGGATGGCGCTCGCATCCATGCCGAGAACTCCATCCGCAACAAGAGCCAGGCCCTGAACTACCTCCGCATGTCAGCCAGAGTTGATGCAGTGGCGTCTAGGGTTCAGACAGCTGTCACACAACGCAAGGTATGAGAGGGTGGTTCTTAGAGGGTTAAAAATGCTTTTGGAAAGTTTCACAGAAAATTTCAGGGCTTGAAATTTAATGGCTATTTGTTATCAAGCTCTGAAATAAACAAGAACTGTTGTGTGGGGAATTTAGATTACTTTAACCACAAATATTCTAAGTAAATAAGTGCCTACCTTTGTCCTCAGCTGTAAAACTCCCCAAATTCTTGTGTTCTACCAAGGGCAATATAGTCGTTACTGTTTGTAGACCTAGATTTTATACACCAGAAAATATTGTCACAAGCATCTATGCCAGGAGGTAACTGAATATGAACATGGAGATAGGGGGCCTTGGGGAATAGGGCAGGAGTTGGAAGAGAGCTTGTCTTGGTCTGGTGACTTGGAGAGGTGTGACGAGAAGTGGCCCAGACATATGAGGATGGTAAGGTAGAGGTGATGGGAGAGATTAGCTCTCTTTGGCCTCTCTTTTGGCAGGAAAATGCCACACAGTACCAGATGTAACTTATCCTATCTATATTACTTTCATGAAGAAATAGAAGTAGGTAAATGCCCATCAGTTTCTTAATCTAATGCAGTTTTGAAGGGACTCACCTCCCTGTATGCTTAGTTAAGGAGCATCAGAATTTGGGGGATTAAAGGCTAATCAGCACAATGTAAAATAAATGGTTAAAGACCTTAGAGTTGGAAATCTTAGCCTTTGAAAGCTTTGCAGAATGTTTTGAGTTATTAACCTAGGCGTTTTGAGACTAAATTCATATTCCTCCTCTTGTAGTTACAGTGATACTTGATAAAATAATTTACGCTAAAGGACATTAACAGGAATCATAATGGAGAAACAATGATTCTTAGTTAAAACATGATGTATGACACACCTCTGAGTAGTCAATAATTCATTGCCTCTCGACAGGTAACACAAAGCATGGCGGGCGTTGTGAAGAACCTGGATGCAGCCATGAAGAGCATGAATCTTGAGAAAATCTCAGCCCTCATGGACAAGTTTGAGAAACAGTTTGAGGATCTGGATGTGCAGAGCTCTTACATGGACACTGCCATGAGTGACACTGTGACCACTGCTATACCCCAGGATGCTGTTAATGGGCTCATGTCACAGGCTGCTGATGAGGCTGGGTAGGTCTGCTGtttttattttggtcttcattgtTATCCTCTTGAAGTtggttaatgaaaaataatgctgTTACCCCTTGTTCATGTTTAACCAATCACAAAAGtgattagtcatcattattatcatcaatattgctgttttcttgtttcctcttGTGCAAGGATCTTGCTAAAATTCTcaaggaataaaaatatatatatttttttccagattgGAGTTGAACATGGAGCTCCCATCAGGCAGCATGTCCACGATTGGGGTGGGGGCAACGCAGGCTAGCCAAGACCAGGACGAACTGACGCAGAGACTAGCCAAGCTCCGTAACTCGTAATTTCCTCTAGAGACCTTCcatgagcaaaaagaaaaaaaaaaaggaattatttttCTCACTAAATTTACACAGAAGCCAGTTGACACCATGCACTTGGAAAGAAATTGTAATTCATCTTTCTCGCATCATTCTGcgcatttttttttggttcttctgAAGGTTGTTCACCAAATTGTCGCAGCAGGcatagtgaaaaaaaacaaactgtgCTCTGGTTCTGTATTGGGGCCTTAAATACCCTTCCACTTCTCTGTAGTATGCCAAGGCATGACAGATGTAAACAGATGTGTATAGTAAATCAGTTTTAGAGTGCAAGAGATTACTTAGGGTTGTTGTACAATCAATATTGATAGTGGAATTCACATCTTGAgtgttaaaaagataaaatggtaTGTCATagcttctctgtctgttttttttttattgtatcatttcattttcatataattattatttttttttttcttttttacttctcttaTTCTAACTGATGATTAAGATGTTAAGAGTCAGAGCATTGCAGTCTAACACATGTTGGATTGGTTATCATTCTCAGTCATTTGATTAATTGATCACTTTAAAACCTGATTTTGTAggtaactaaaaaaatatatgtatgttaggaTTCACCTGAAATTCATTACTAtcttccaaggtcacctatccatATTGCAAATACAAATGTCAACACTGACAGATCATGGGCTTAATGGCCTGTTTGGATGTGGAAAGGAAtggatatgtaatattatatatatatatcctatacataaaTCAATAATTGTACAGGCTCTACCAGAAATTTTCTTATAAATCTGGTTGGCCTTACATTATTGTCAATATGTTATAGGAAATGCAGTGTACTATATGgtaaatagaaattttttaattaaatagacTTTTTCTTTAAACTATGGCTTGGGTTTTTAAATGTAGGTGCTTGAAAATCCACAATATGTGActttctt
Protein-coding sequences here:
- the LOC119583769 gene encoding charged multivesicular body protein 1b-like; this encodes MSIANMEKHLFNLKFAAKELDRQSKKCEKEEKAEKAKVKKAIAKGNMDGARIHAENSIRNKSQALNYLRMSARVDAVASRVQTAVTQRKVTQSMAGVVKNLDAAMKSMNLEKISALMDKFEKQFEDLDVQSSYMDTAMSDTVTTAIPQDAVNGLMSQAADEAGLELNMELPSGSMSTIGVGATQASQDQDELTQRLAKLRNS